From Cinclus cinclus chromosome 2, bCinCin1.1, whole genome shotgun sequence, one genomic window encodes:
- the USPL1 gene encoding SUMO-specific isopeptidase USPL1, with protein sequence MMDTQKTTNGLQVIGEGTGIGKSTLHMVGYLGKNCNPVETTAHEYCPVCREKGQIQGLRTYRLNFQESIFLCENPQCIYPLGYKPLNSIITSAGSENHQVPSTHTKRKLGDSSDFSAVESDPKKARTNNVLSVEHTINADSIVKGYQNSLCIPKASLHDVLRNDQQNPGSQAGSCMPKVDFETTTKTSSYQESPPKTSSLKTQLLPNSEVLSTASEISLREDKGSTSNRDLCLQWRNIRNLCWLDCILSALVHLETLKSAVAEEYNDGKCLLQKLLTKYNQASILLNTCKRSKVKEVLPKAEAQLNEIRNEMFTELQPQLRCELGNVENPVFALQQLLKVDQQAENLFLHSFSWKFECIHCHHKYQDRLKKTLTTFTNVIPDWHPLNAVHIGPCIICGSTSQRRQMILEKVPSILMLHFVEGLPHNNLEKYSFKFEQDTYQITSVVQYQTDKKHFISWSLNPDGTWLECDDLKGPYCKRHKIFEVPASEIRIVIWEKKASRVPEELNSQFESKNSEVFSLNNVHSDSTVLHCGFDSTVCKTPAEHHKEDSVRAPEKKKQQVAEEESIVHHGLENLADGDLVTLMLEEVLVDSEDKLLPNGRMVGNNLLDGWGTPQQQEPAFSLSTPYAGEFAGTSLALNNKSMLYENSSICLPLEELNPVNITPPVPKKHDPDSSDSSLSQLNDRTNLANREHGLNSELLLNKKLLAVENTTQKSPDLRDASKTEVNSQAASSSGASNSVQPSHKYQKGGFVGGWIKKLLSKNTPFLPSSASALENERSCKTPSVQKISEVRLPIKGASNFGGFQSRGTKKTAKTPKLLAPQSNNTHPSSNFNGFSQSSSLPAANHTSVVGPAWNKSESTLGTSGKVTQFPSLPGYNCGKAEESDSDKTKRLRLKLLKKLNAKKKKLASLDRLAVEQMKQEKLVSGDISTPSLTESKNDSELLQSFFRELQYQMDVPGNESGFNANAVPGCTVPDNTDEILAELLSPTSTVTSLEAPKSEDECMYMEMVHSSVATTVPHESTSVPQAVLTSKDHNCYSPVKDTNSEPDAINKHSVKKLSFESPTRDDILEDLFSISAPSSVAGDIDLPHFDETLFEAW encoded by the exons ATGATGGATACCCAGAAGACTACAAATGGTTTGCAAGTGATTGGAGAAGGGACTGGTATAGGGAAATCGACACTCCACATGGTGGGGTATTTGGGAAAA aactGTAATCCTGTGGAAACAACTGCACATGAGTATTGTCCAGTCTGCAGAGAGAAGGGTCAGATCCAAGGTTTACGGACTTACCGCCTTAATTTTCAAGAGTCCATTTTCCTTTGTGAAAATCCTCAG TGTATCTACCCACTTGGTTATAAACCATTGAACAGCATAATTACTTCTGCTGGTTCAGAAAATCATCAAGTTCCATCTACTCACACAAAAAGGAAATTGGGTGATAGCAGTGACTTTTCTGCTGTTGAATCAGATCCAAAAAAAGCAAGAACTAACAATGTGCTCAGTGTTGAGCACACCATTAATGCAGACTCCATTGTGAAAGGCTACCAGAATAGTTTGTGTATTCCCAAGGCAAGCCTACATGATGTACTACGAAATGATCAGCAAAACCCTGGCAGCCAGGCGGGGTCCTGCATGCCGAAGGTGGATTTTGAAACAACCACCAAGACCAGCAGCTACCAAGAAAGTCCACCAAAGACTTCTAGTCTCAAAACACAACTATTGCCTAATTCAGAAGTTTTATCAACAGCATCTGAAATTTCACTCAGAGAGGATAAAGGCTCCACTAGTAACAGAGATTTGTGTCTTCAGTGGAGAAACATACGTAATCTTTGTTGGTTAGACTGTATTTTGTCAGCACTGGTACACTTGGAAACATTAAAATCTGCTGTAGCAGAAGAATATAACGATGGAAAATGTTTACTCCAGAAGCTCTTAACAAAGTATAATCAAGCATCTATTCTTCTGAATACCTGTAAAAGGAGTAAAGTAAAAG aagttCTTCCAAAAGCAGAAGCTCAGCTCAATGAAatcagaaatgaaatgtttacAGAACTCCAACCTCAGCTGAGGTGTGAATTGG GTAATGTGGAGAATCCAGTGTTTGCACTTCAGCAACTCTTAAAAGTGGATCAACAAGCTGAGAACCTATTCTTGCATTCCTTTTCATGGAAGTTTGAATGTATACATTGTCACCACAAATACCAGGACCG ATTGAAGAAAACACTAACAACATTTACAAATGTAATCCCTGACTGGCATCCTCTTAACGCTGTTCATATTGGACCATGTATTATTTGTGGTAGTACGTCTCAAAGACGACAGATGATCCTGGAAAA AGTACCCTCAATATTAATGTTACATTTTGTGGAAGGCTTGCCACATAACAACCTGGAGAAATATTCGTTTAAATTTGAGCAAGACACCTACCAAATAACATCTGTTGTTCAGTACCAAACAGATAAGAAGCACTTCATAAGCTGGTCTTTGAATCCTGATG GAACTTGGCTTGAATGTGATGATTTAAAGGGTCCATACTGCAAGAGacataaaatatttgaagttcCTGCTTCAGAGATTCGTATTGTTatctgggaaaagaaagcatCTCGTGTGCCAGAAGAACTGAATTCACAGTTCGAAAGTAAAAATAGTGAAGTTTTTTCTCTTAATAATGTACATTCAGATTCCACAGTGTTGCATTGTGGTTTTGATAGCACAGTCTGCAAAACACCTGCAGAACACCACAAAGAGGATTCTGTGAGGGctccagagaagaaaaagcagcaagtaGCTGAGGAGGAAAGTATTGTTCATCATGGCTTAGAAAACCTGGCAGATGGTGATCTTGTAACACTGATGCTTGAAGAAGTTCTAGTTGACTCGGAAGATAAATTGCTGCCTAACGGACGGATGGTGGGAAATAACCTTCTTGATGGATGGGGCACACCACAACAGCAGGAACCAGCTTTTTCACTTAGCACTCCATATGCAGGAGAGTTTGCTGGAACTAGTCTAGCTCTGAACAATAAATCCATGTTATATGAAAATTCTAGTATTTGCTTACCTCTAGAAGAGTTGAACCCTGTAAATATTACTCCTCCTGTGCCCAAAAAACATGACCCTGATTCATCTGACTCATCGCTTTCTCAATTAAATGACAGAACTAATTTAGCTAACAGAGAACATGGATTAAATTCTGAACTACTGCTAAACAAGAAGCTGTTAGCAGTAGAGAATACTACACAAAAATCACCTGACTTGAGAGATGCAAGCAAAACTGAAGTTAATTCTCAAGCTGCAAGTTCTTCTGGTGCCAGTAATTCAGTTCAGCCCTCACACAAATACCAAAAAGGAGGATTTGTTGGAGGCTggataaagaaattattaagcAAGAATACTCCTTTTTTGCCTTCAAGTGCCTCAGCTCTTGAGAATGAGAGAAGTTGCAAAACTCCCTCAGTGCAAAAAATAAGTGAAGTTCGGCTGCCAATTAAGGGTGCAAGTAACTTTGGTGGATTTCAAAGCAGAGGTACAAAGAAAACAGCTAAGACCCCAAAGTTGCTGGCTCCTCAGAGCAATAATACTCATCCTTCATCAAATTTCAATGGATTTTCTCAAAGCAGTAGTCTTCCAGCAGCAAATCACACCAGTGTTGTAGGTCCAGCTTGGAATAAGTCAGAAAGTACGTTGGGTACCTCAGGTAAAGTGACTCAGTTCCCTTCTTTGCCTGGCTATAACTGTGGTAAGGCAGAAGAGTCAGACagtgacaaaacaaaaaggctTCGCctaaaattgttaaaaaaactTAATGCTAAAAAGAAGAAGTTGGCTTCACTGGATAGATTAGCAGTGGAAcagatgaaacaggaaaaacttGTGAGTGGTGACATAAGCACCCCATCGCTGACTGAATCTAAAAACGACAGCGAGTTATTGCAGAGCTTTTTTAGGGAACTGCAGTATCAGATGGATGTCCCAGGTAATGAATCTGGATTTAATGCAaatgctgtgccaggctgcacTGTCCCTGATAACACTGATGAAATACTGGCGGAATTACTGTCCCCTACTTCAACTGTCACTTCCTTGGAGGCTCCAAAGAGCGAAGATGAGTGTATGTACATGGAGATGGTGCACAGCAGTGTGGCAACGACCGTGCCCCATGAGAGCACCAGTGTGCCACAGGCAGTACTGACAAGCAAGGACCACAATTGCTACAGTCCTGTAAAAGACACTAATTCTGAGCCTGATGCAATAAACAAACACAGTGTGAAAAAACTTTCTTTTGAAAGTCCTACGAGAGATGATATCCTTGAAGATCTGTTCTCCATTTCAGCACCAAGCTCAGTGGCAGGTGACATAGATTTACCTCATTTTGATGAAACTCTGTTTGAAGCTTGGTAA